tcttttgctATGTATTGCTTAATCAACTTTTAGAAAAGTTgtgtcgggacgcctgggtggctcagtctttaagcgtctgtctttggctcaggtcatgatcccagggtcctgggatcgacccccgcatcaggctccctgctcaggggtgagaagcctgcttttccttctcccactccccctgcttgtgttccctctctctgtatgtctctctgtcaaataaataaataagatttttaaaaagagaaaaaagctgtATCAGTTTAATTGTATCCTCCTATTAGCAGTATATGAGTGCCTGGGCTATTTACTTGTACTGCCCATTAATAGGAAAGGACGTTATTCTtgaaacatcttctttatccacaaCTGGTAATCCTCAAGTTCTGATTAATTTACCTCTTTAACTGCTCCTGaatcttttccctcttctccatccCTCCTTAATATTCCCCCATTTCACTCCGTTATCACCTGCCCTCTAACTGAAAAATTCTAACTGATGCAGAGTAACTTCCTCAAGTCAGTTCTCATCATGTTACTTTCTGCTTAAAACCACTTCTTGGGgcggagcctgggtggctcaatgggttgggcctctgcctttggcttgggtcatggtctcagggtcctgggatcaagccccgcatcgggctctctgctcagtgggaagcctgctccccccccccccccgccctgcctgcctgtctgcctgctttgatctctatctgtcaaataaataattaaaatcttaaaaaaaaacacacacacttcttGGCTTGCCATTGCTTTCTGGAAAAAGTCTGGCTTCTGTGCATCTTTCCTGTTTTATTGCTCCCCATTCATACACcccctttttccttctccccacttctctcccATTCTTCCCCCCTATACTTACTTGAATGTAGATTCAAGGATCCAAGGATTCCttggatttatatttatattgaatcCAAGGATTCAAGGAATGCCTCATTCCTCTATTCCCCTTCATGTGTTCTTTTTTGAGCTCCCGTAGCTTCCAACCCCAACCTCTAACATTTATCCACCTAATTATAGTTCCCTTTCTCTTCGTCTATATTTTCCATTAGACTGAGTTCATTGAggctagaaaatatatattatcctTCTTTGTAGCCCCAGCACAGGCATGGTACATAATAGGTACttagtaaatgtttaataaattaatagaagttagtattttttttaaagattttatttatttatttgagagagagggagagataacgagagagagcatgagcaggagggaaagggagaagtaggctccccatccagcagtgagcctgacatgggggtgAGGCTTGACCCCCGGACCCAGGgttcacgatctgagccaaagaagacatttacttaactgactgagccactcagttgccccTGAAgttagtatttaattttttttaattttttttaatattttatttatttgacagagagaaatcacaagtaggcagagaggcaggcagagagagaggaggaagcaggctccctgcggagcagagagcccaatgtggggctcgatcccaggaccctgggatcatgacctgagccaaaggcagaggctttaacccactgagccacccaggcgcccctgaagttagTATTTTAAAGGAAAGTCTATGTGGAGAAGATCATCATTGAGCCAGGCTCCAGATATTAATAGGTTGTTACTTCATACTGGGCAGGGCACAAACTAATGAGATCTGTGATGTCTTCTTTAGGGAACAGACTGCTTTGTGTGTATCCATTCTGGAGAGATTGCTCCAAGCTGTGGAGCCAGTTCATGTGGCCCGGAACCTCGGGGCTGACCTTCAGAGGGGACTGACTCACCCCAATGATTCCGTAAAAATTCTCACTCTATCCCAGGTATGAAGTTTTACTAGCACATAATAAGGGAACTGACATTTAATGACCACCTGCTCTGGACTAGCTCTGTGTTGGGTGCCAAAGacagagagatgaagaaaacAGGATCTGTCTGTGCCTAGGAAGTATCTAGTCTATTCCAGTGTGCATAGCTAACTACAGCCAGGAGGATCCAAGCTAGAGGAAGGAGTTCTAGTAAGTATTGTCTGAAATACTCATTCATCAAATACTGACTGAATTCCTTTTACATGCTAGGTGTTGTACCGTATACTGTTAGAGCTACCAAGATAAAGcctatttctttccttcaggGAGCTCCCAGTCTAGAGGAAGTCATTGCCATAGTAGGTCGTCTTATAGTGGTGTGGAAAAAGTACTCTGTAAAGGTCACTAAACCAAGAATTAAGACAGTGACTCTTAGAACCCTGGTAACCAAACTGCTGTACTATTCAGGTgaagagctgctgcccaggaTTATCTTGTTAAGTTGTTGGGGCCCAAGCAGTTAGTTACTCAGTAGACATTCAAGtactgtttctccttttctcctctggaAGTATGAATTCAACAGAAAAGGAGAAGTATTGATTGATTCTCTAACCATTTATGTGCTAGACACCATCGGAGGTACTTTCCCTATTTAGTCTCTTTCAATCATCATAACTATCCTTCAATTAAGTATTATATCCTCATTCACAGATAAGAAATTAGGTTCAAAGAAGTTAGTTAATTTGCCCGAGGTCAGTACAGCTAAAAATGGATAGAACTAGAATTTGTATTATCTTCTGTCTCTGAAGTGTCAACTttttactgttaattttttttctttcttttcagtaatGTGACTATACATGAGTGTGTTCAGCTTTAATGAATTTGGgtcatttggaattttttttttttttaagattttatttatttatttgacagagagaaatcacaataggcagagaggcaggcagagagagagggaagcaggctccctgaggagcagagagcccgatgcgggactcgatcccaggaccctgagatcatgacctgagccgaaggcagcggcttaacccactgagacacccaggcgcccctcatttggaATTTTTAATGGCATATCTTATAGCTGTTATCAGTAACTCCTAAGATAAATGAACACTAAGGAAGTTCCTgactgcttttttattttaggtTGGAAGAATTGTTGAAAATTCTGAAGCTGTTACTGAGATTCTAAATAATGCTGAATTACTAAAACAGATCATTTATTGTATTGGTGGAGACAATCTGTCTGTAGCTAAAGCGGTAAGTCACCTAGAACCATCAACTTAAACACACAGAGTATcctaaaaaacaaaggaaggcCTTCTGGATGGAGAGGGGAAAGTTTAGGATGAATGATTTGTATAGTTGAATTCGTAAACTCATATAGGTggtatcagataaataaatggtgTCAAATAAATACCAGTAAACCCCTTCTGTTTTCTAGAATACACATATCCAAAGTGGAGCTTATATTAGGTCGCTTGAGAAGACAACAAAATTACATCATTGTTTTCTAGAGGGAATACTATGtatctttttcagttttaaataatgatagctaaaacatagtaaatgctcattGTGCAAATGCATTCCACACACTAATTTCACATCAATCTCATGAAGTAGATATTAATAGTCTGCATTTATGATTTAAGaggtattttctttccttataagGCCATTAAGTCCTTATCAAGAATATCACTAACCCAGGCTGGACTAGAGGCTTTATTTGAAAGCAATCTGCTGGATGATGTGAAAAGggtaatgaaaacaaatgacGTTGTTCGATACAGAGTGTATGAGGTAAGACTGaaagcatgctttttttttttcctcaagagtGAGTGCAGGAGtgcatggggaggggcaaagggagaagaagagaaagtcttaagcagtctcctagctcagcatggagcccaacgcagggctcagtctcacgaccctcagatcatgacttgaactgaaatcaagagtcggacgctcaaccaacctagccacccaggcatccctaaaagcACACTTTCTGATGCCTACAATTCAGAATGCAGTAGAGCTCACGCTGGAAGACAAGATGGCTTGTTTGCCGTGCATTTATTGAGTGTGTTAGGCCCTATATTAGGTGCTGGGGATGTGGGGCTGAACAACCACCCAGCCCCGCCTAGTATGTGGGACAGTCACATAAAAACTATTTACAGTGCACTACATAAAGTACTATAATAAAGGAGATAATGTTAAAACTAGACTTTGAAATGATTATAGTAGTAAGATGAAGAAATGACTCTCATTTGCACCCACTTTGTGCTTAACATTGTGATAAATCTCCACATATATTGTCTTCAGTTTTTATAGCAAACCCTATACATGATCATCATTAACTTcactattgtttttttaaagattttatgtacccatttgacagagatcacaagtaggcagagaagcaggcagagagagaggaggaagcaggctccccgtggagcaaagagcctgatgtgggacttgattccaggaccctgggatcatgacccgaactgaaggcagaggctttaacccactgagccacccaggcgcccctaacctcactattttttttaactttttcagtattccaagagtcattgtttatgcatcatatccagtgctccatgcaatacgtacccaccaccaggctcacccaaccccccccacccgtctcccctccaaaaccctcagttgtttctcagagtccatagtctcttatggttcgtctccccctcccagtttcccccaacacccttctcctctccttctcccagtttAACTTCACTGTTGATGGAGTAGCTGACTGAGGCCATACAGTTAATAGACTGCATATTCAAAATGGAACACTGACAGTCTAATTCCCTGTTCAGAACACTCTTTTACTTTGCATGTCTTAATGCCATGCTATCCTGGTTTCCATTCTGCCTCTCTGGTTATTTCTTCTCAATCTCCTGGCTCATTATCCTCTACTGAACTTTTAATGGGTGGAGTTCATGAAGGTGAATTCCTGAACCTTATTCtcactttttattcatttctaggCATTTTTATTCATCTTATGATTTCAGTCCCCATCTATTTGGGATGACTCCATAAACCTCCAACACAGACCTCTCTTCTGAGCTCAGATCCTCATGTCCCAACAGCTTACTCAGTGTTTCCTCTTTGGACCCATGTATCCCAGGCCCCTCACACTTATGCTCAAACCAAACTCCGGTGTTTCCTTACCCAGCCCATGCTCCCGTCAAAACTAGCCACAACACCCTGGCCCTGTATCATAGTGAACATGGTTGGGTATTAAACCTTGAGCTCATTCTCTGTGAGGCCTTGTTTTCCCTGCTACATAGCCATTAGCTACATCATCATACGGGGTCAGTTTTACTTAAAGCATGCACTTCTCTTCCTTGATACAGCCACCACCACCTTAGTCTAAACTACCAGTATCTCTCACCACTAGTCTATTTTCAGATGCTGTCaggatgatcttttaaaaattcaaatctggggcgcctgggtggctcagtggtttaagccgctgccttcggctcaggtcatgatctcagggtcctgggatcgagtcccacatcgggctctctgctcctcagggagcctgcttccctctcactctctctgcctgcctctctgcctacttacgatctctctttgtcaaataaataaataaaatctttaaaaaaaaaaattcaaatctggttctgtcattcctctgcttaaaatccttcagtgTCCTATATCTCTCCGTAAGCCCTCAGGACAACCTTGtggaatgagtaagtgaatgactGACTGAtagaatgtatgaatgaatgaatgatttataACCATCTTTTTGCTGATTTAGGCTTTTGTACCCTGATTGATGAACTGAtgatttcttaaggaaaaaaaaaaaaagtacagatagAATCAGATATAGTAGAGTATTTCTGTGCCAAAGTAATTCTTACATGTTTTATGAAGTTTTTCTACTTATGGAGACAAgtaatggactttttaaaaaaattcagttgtgTAAAGTGCCTAGTTCtgtgtttaatttaaaatgatatctaacacatgaaaaaatgttcaacatcactagccatcagggaaatacaaatcaaaaccacaatgaaataccaccttacaccagttagaatggcaaaaattaacaagacaggaaacaacaaatgttgacgaggatgcggagaaaggggaaccctcttacactgttggtgggaatgcacactggtacaaccactttggaaaacaatatggagattcctcaaaatgttaaaaatagagctgccctacaacccagcaattgcactgcaaGATATTGACCTCAGAGataacagatgtagtgaaaagaaggggcacatgcaccccagtgttcatagcagcaatgtccacagtagctgaattgtggaaggagccaagatgcccttcaacagaagaatacataaagaagatgtggtatatatgtatatgtacatacatacaacggaatattcctcagccatcagaaaggatgaatacccaccatttgcattgacatggatggaactggagaggattgtgctaagtgaagtaagtcaagcagagaaagacaattatatggtttcacttatttgtggaacgtAAGGAGTAGCatgaggacattaagagaaggaagggaaaaatgaaggggggaatcagagggagagacaaactgagagactatggacctcGAGAAACAAAGtgtttcagaggggagaggaatGGGGTGATGGGGTAACAAGGCGATGGGTACTAAGGACACATGATGAGCTTGGGGTGttaatatgcaactaatgaatcatagaacactacatcaaaaactaatgatgatgatacagtggctaactgaacataacaacaacaacaaaaaaagaagtagtaTTAAAGGCCTTGGGCCAGGGAATTTTGAAAAGAGTAGAGTCTTCCTTATGTTAGAAGAGGTTTCATTTCATCTTGTCATCAGAAGAATCTGAGAAAGGGCAAAAAAACCTGTTTGGTTATAAAAATCCAattaactgttttaaaaaatgagatctaaCAGATTTGGGGCTGTTCTgacctttttgctttttctgtttctttttctttcagttaattGTGGAGATTTCTTCCGTGTCACCAGAATCTTTAACCTACTGTACCACCAGTGGATTGGTAACCCAGCTCCTCAGAGAGCTGACTGGGGAGGATGTGCTGGTCAGGTATGTTGGTTGAGAGAGCTCTTAAAGCAAAATGTCTTTTTTTGGAGGTCCAGGAAACAGCTTGGGACTTAGTAACCAgaacactaagatcatgacctgagctgaaatcaagtcagctgagtaacttactgagccacccagttgccctgatACCTAGAacttttatcagtttttaaaatatgtggaaaTGATATAATTGTGTGAGGAAATATTCATGATTTTTAGAGATGCGTACCAAAATATGCAGAGATAAATGGCTAGATGACTAGaacttgctttaaaataattcagcaaaaatggaggaaaaaagataaaaagcaaaatgttgttaaaaattttatttaaggggaggcctgggtggctcagtcattaagcatctgcctttggctcaggtcatgatcccagaatcctgggatcgaggctcgcgtcaggctctctgctcagcgggaagcctgtttctccctctaccactccctgggcttgtgttccctctctctctgtgtctctctctgtcaaataatatataaaatctttaaaaaaaaaaaaaagtcttgtgtaAGGCAAAATCTTGAGCTATGCAATCAGGATTATGGGTACATGGGAGCATACTGTACTGATCTCTTTACTTTTGTATATACatgacatttcaaaataaaaattaagaaaaattctttaGAGCAGGTCTGTTACAGTGGAAATAGTAATGGGCCTCAAGTCAGATCAAAATTTAAGTCTAAACTCTATCTTGTAATAACAATGTGATTCTGAACAAATCACTGAAATTTTCTCATCCTTgtgtcctcatctgaaaaatagaGCCAGGTTACTGACGTTCCTATTAAAAGAGTTAAGTAACATAGCCTATGAAAGCAGTTTATAAACTATGTTAACCATATACAAAATCTTGGCATTTCAGAGCCACCTGTATAGAAATGGTGACATCACTGGCATATACTTATCATGGACGACAGTACCTTGCTCAAGAAGGAGTAATTGATCAGATTTCTAATATAATTGTTGGGGCAGATTCAGACCCTTTCTCTAGTTTCTATTTGCCAGGTAAGAAATACTGATTTCTGTAAAGATGATGGTATATGTTTTTTCTGAGTTATCTCTGATGGGAGAGGCCAgggattattttctttagagCAGATTCCCTTTAGATGATACCTGCAGGCCATTAATGAGGTAGAATCTACTGCCATGGGAACCATGcctttttaattctgattttctGGAAATACCATTGCTTTTTAGAGCATTACGATAGTTTCCTTCAAACCTCAGTCAAAagcaacataaataaaaatactactaCTGCCATTTATAGTATATTTCACAGATTCAGCAAATCTCTCTTAGTTCTTTATCTAATACAGGATCTAGTCCAGCCATGCTGTTCTAGGATATGGCTAGTTAGCTTTTCTCGAGCACTTGCAGAAATTGGAGCTATATTCCTTCCTTAGGTAGCCTAGCTCTCTTCACCAGTGAACATCTCTGTTTGaaaatttcttggggcacctggctggcttagtcagtagaacatgcgactcttgatctcagggttgtgagttccagctcCACATttaggcatagagcttacttttaaaaaaatttcttcctaaCGAGCATTCCGAACTTGCTTTCCTAGAGTTTGTATCCAGTGGTCCTTGTCCTTTGTTCTTCCCCCTGCATATGACGGTCCTTCAGTGTTTGACTTCAGCTCCACTGACAGCCTGGGGTTTCTGTTCTCAGGAACACACATCACAGGTCTTCCGGTATCTCCTTACGGGTGGTCTGTTTGTCAGGCAACCTAGTAGAGCACCATAACCATTTTCCCCTTCCTGGCCGGTAGTTTATTACCATCCCTGGGAAAACACCGGGTCCACAATTTGTGTGGTCTTTCTTCTCTATTAAcgtatatttttgtaaatatcttcAGGATTTGTGAAGTTTTTTGGAAACCTGGCTATAATGGATAGTCCTCAACAGATCTGTGAGCGTTATCCTATCTTTGTGGAGAAAGTCTTTGAAATGACAGAAAGTCAGGACCCCACCATGATTGGTGTAGCAGTGGACACAATTGGAATCCTGGGATCCAATGTTGAAGGGAAACAAGTTTTACAAAAAACAGGTTGGTGTGACttattttggctttctttagGGATATCTTCATTTTTGACAAGAATTAAATATATAAGCTCACTTACTGGTGCATTAGCTACATTGTAGAAACCACTCTTACAGACAACAGTCTTTTTACTGACTTTGGACTCATCCCTAGAAAGTCTCATAATTATTactgaatttttgtttatttgtttttttatttggctAGACCAAGCACTGTGTCCCCCTACAACTTCCTTGATAGTATTCATGGTTCAGAGATTGTGGACTGGAGTCAGACCTGGACTCATGTCCCAGTTCTAGCACTGACTTCATTACTGTAGGCCCTGTTTTCCTTATTgattcataaaaagaataaataactgCTACTTGGGATTGTGACTACTTAATGAAAAcatgtatttgttttatgtttgtaatgtccaggaagaaatagaaacaaaaatttgtTAGAAATTTTTTATTAAGAGTGATACTTTTATGGCATATCCAtgagtatcattttttaaaaaaaattttttttcaatgttccagagttcattgtttatgcaccacacccagtgctccatgcaatacatgccctccacaatacccaccatcaggctcacgcCATCCTCCACTCccccaaaacccttagtttgtctCTCACAgtcatactctctcatggtttctctccccctctcattttccccaactcacttctcttctccatctcccagtgtcctccgtgttattccttatgctccacaagtaagtgagaccaaatgataattgactctctctgcttgacttacttcactcagcataatctcctccagtccggtccatgttgatacagaagttgtattcatcctttctgatggaggcataatactccattgtatatatggaccatatcttctttacccatttgtccgttgaagggcatcttggttctttcgacagtttggcaactgtggccattgctgctatgaacattggggtactggtggcccttcttttcactgcatctgtgtctttggggtaaatacccaatagtgcaattgcagggtcacagggaagctctatttttaatttcttaaggaatctccacactgttttccaaagtggctgcaccaacttgcattcctaccaacagtgtaagagggttcccttttctctacatcctctccaacacttgctgtttactgtcttgttgactttggccattctaactggtgtaaggtggtatctcaatgtagttttgatttgaatctctctgatggctagtgatgatgaacattttttcatgtgtctgatagccatttgtatgtcttctttggagaagtatctgttcatgtcttctgcccattttttgacatgattatctttttgtgtgtgttgagtttgaggagttctttatagatcttggatatcagccctttgtctgtattgtcatttgtgaatatcttctcccattccatgggttgcctctttgttttgttgactgtttcctttgctgtgcagaagcttttgatcttgaccaAGTCCCAAGggatcatttttgcttttgtttcctttgcctttggagacgtgtcttgaaagaagttgctgtggccgatgtcgaagagttTACTGtgtatgttctcctctaggattttgatggattcctgcctcacattgaggtcttttaaccattttgggtctatctttgtatatggtgtaagagaatggtcgagtttcattcttctacatatagctgtccagttttcccagcaccatttattgaagagaatgtcttttttccactggatatttttttctgctttgtcaaagattagttgaccatagagttgcaggtccatatctggggtctctgttccactggtctgcgtgtctgtttttgtgccagtaccatgctgtcttggtgatcacagcttcgtagtaaagcttggaatcaggcaatgtgatgcccctagtcttgtttctctttttcaacatttccttagcaattcagtgtctcttctggttccatacaaattttaggattgtttgttccacctCTTTAAAAAGtgcccgtggaattttgatcgggatggcattgaaagtatagatggctcttaggcagtatagacattttgacaatgtttattcttctgatccatgagcatagaatgctcttccatctttttatgtcttcttcagtttctttgatCAGTGTTTTTTtagttcttcgagtacagatcctttacctctttggttagatttattccaagtatcttatggttcttggcgttgtagtaaatggaatcgattctctaatttccctattttttcattgttagtgtataagaaagcaactgatttctgtacattgattttgtatctgccacattactgaattgctgtatgagttctagtagtttcggGGTGGAGTCTTGGTTTTCcttataaagtatcatgtcatctgtgaagacagagagtttgacttcttctttgccagtttgtataccttttatttcttttgttgtctgattgctgttgctaggacttctagtactttgttgaacaacagtggcgagagtgggcatccttgtcatgttcctgatctcaaagggagggctgtcagtttttccccattgaggatgatacttgctgtgggtttttcttagatagattttatgaagttgaggaatgttccctctatccctatactttgaagtgttttaatcaggaatggatggtgtatcttgtcaaatgctttttctgcatcagttgagaggaccatgtggttcttctctcttctttattgatttgttctgtcacatgaTTGAtgtgcaaatgtt
Above is a window of Meles meles chromosome 11, mMelMel3.1 paternal haplotype, whole genome shotgun sequence DNA encoding:
- the PSMD5 gene encoding 26S proteasome non-ATPase regulatory subunit 5, with product MAAQALALLREVSRLEAPLEELRALHSVLQTVPLSELREQAAELRLGPLFSLLNENHREQTALCVSILERLLQAVEPVHVARNLGADLQRGLTHPNDSVKILTLSQVGRIVENSEAVTEILNNAELLKQIIYCIGGDNLSVAKAAIKSLSRISLTQAGLEALFESNLLDDVKRVMKTNDVVRYRVYELIVEISSVSPESLTYCTTSGLVTQLLRELTGEDVLVRATCIEMVTSLAYTYHGRQYLAQEGVIDQISNIIVGADSDPFSSFYLPGFVKFFGNLAIMDSPQQICERYPIFVEKVFEMTESQDPTMIGVAVDTIGILGSNVEGKQVLQKTGTRFERLLMKIGYQAKNASTELKIRCLDAISSIFYIPPEQQTDDLLRMTESWFSSLSRDPLELFRGISNQPFPELHCAALKVFTAIANQPWAQKLMFNSPGFVEYVMDRSVEHDKASKDAKYELVKALANSKTIAEIFGNPNYLRLRTYLSEGPYYVKPISTTAVEGAE